Proteins from one Psilocybe cubensis strain MGC-MH-2018 chromosome 11, whole genome shotgun sequence genomic window:
- a CDS encoding 4-O-methyl-glucuronoyl methylesterase — translation MKLVYASILLSLALPILAQSGCSTLPATINASNSKLNSPFVFLNGIQVVTKADFACRQQEISALFQRYELGTLPPKPQTVTGSYSGNTLTITVGNGGSTISFSVTISGNSGSSPVPAIIALGGSSVPSQSGVATITYNNNDIADQQGRSSRGRGKFYTLYGSSHSAGALIAWTWGISRILDALSTTTGHNIDVNRIGVTGCSRNGKGTYVATAFEPRIALGIVQESGSGGAGCWRISDAMLRAGTNTQTASQIVDENVWFSPNFNQYVNSVNNLPFDHHLLAALVAPRGLLIIENTSIDWLGPQSAWGCQTTGAAAYEALGVTDRMGITQQGNHDHCVLPSAQGPDVAAFVNRFLKGQSANTNIVKTDGRNNVGFVKSNWVDWSIPALSEGGGGSSSTLGPITSISSSTSVTSIIDPRTSTTPTTTASPPTQTKYVEDKAGMGLRFASLDLLAHLSTTGTANACSLHKS, via the exons ATGAAACTCGTATACGCGTCCATTTTGTTGTCATTAGCACTCCCCATCTTAGCACAGTCTGGGTGTAGCACGCTGCCTGCCACAATCAACGCGTCCAATAGCAAACTCAACAGCCCATTCGTGTTCTTGAACGGAATCCAGGTTGTTACCAAAGCCGATTTCGCGTGTCGTCAACAGGAAATCAGCGCGCTTTTCCAGCGCTACGAGCTCGGGACGCTCCCGCCCAAACCACAGACAGTCACTGGCTCGTATTCAGGCAACACCCTCACAATTACTGTCGGCAACGGCGGATCGACTATTTCTTTCAGTGTCACAATTAGTGGCAACAGCGGCAGCTCTCCCGTGCCAGCGATTATTGCACTCGGAGGCTCCAGTGTTCCGTCACAGTCAGGGGTAGCCACGATTACGTACAATAACAACGACATTGCGGACCAGCAGGGCAGGAGCAGTCGAGGTAGAGGCAAGTTCTACACCCTGTACGGTTCTAGTCACTCTGCAGGCGCGTTGATTGCCTGGACCTGGGGTATCAGTCGCATCTTGGACGCGCTGTCGACGACCACGGGCCACAATATCGATGTCAACAGGATCGGAGTCACAGGGTGCTCTCGGAACGGAAAGGGGACATACGTTGCTACAGCTTTCGAACCACGCATAGCGCTTGGAATCGTCCAGGAATCTGGGTCAGGCGGGGCAGGTTGCTGGAGAATTTCCGACGCTATGCTTAGGGCGGGAACGAACACGCAGACCGCGTCGCAAATTGTCGATGAAAATGTATGGTTCTCTCCCAACTTCAACCAGTATGTCAATAGTGTCAACAACCTTCCCTTTGATCATCATTTGCTCGCGGCCCTCGTCGCGCCTCGCGGTCTCTTGATCATCGAGAACACGAGTATTGATTGGCTTGGCCCTCAGTCTGCGTGGGGATGTCAAACCACCGGAGCTGCAGCATACGAAGCGCTGGGAGTCACAGACAGAATGGGCATAACCCAACAGGGAAATCACGACCACTGTGTCTTGCCTTCAGCACAAGGTCCCGACGTCGCTGCCTTTGTCAACAGGTTCCTCAAGGGGCAGTCGGCCAATACGAACATCGTCAAGACGGATGGAAGGAACAATGTTGGGTTCGTCAAGAGTAACTGGGTTGATTGGAGTATTCCCGCGCTTTctgaaggtggaggaggatcTTCGTCCACACTCGGACCCATAACCTCTATCTCGAGCAGCACTTCTGTCACTAGCATTATTGATCCTCGAACAAGTACTACCCCAACGACGACGGCAAGTCCTCCAACTCAGACAAAATACG TGGAGGACAAAGCTGGAATGGGCCTTCGGTTTGCGTCGCTGGATCTACTTGCACATTTATCAACAACTGGTACAGCCAATGCTTGTAGTTTGCATAAGAGTTAG